A genome region from Geodermatophilus bullaregiensis includes the following:
- a CDS encoding type III pantothenate kinase encodes MLLTVDVGNSQTVLATFDGARRVGCWRVTTHARATADELRMLWRGLLHDTEVTGVAACSTVPALLPALRQLLDSLEVPVVLIGPGVRTGVPLHVDNPREVGADRVVTALAAHELFGRWPDGRGRPVVVVDFGTSTNVDAVGPDGQFLGGALAPGVEVSLEALASRAAQLRSVELTVPAQAIGKNTVAALQSGLVLGFAGLVDGLVARIAAELVAQFGAAPVVVATGGLAPLVADSCRTIAEREPDLTVHGLRLAFDRHQATGRR; translated from the coding sequence ATGCTGCTCACCGTCGACGTCGGCAACAGCCAGACCGTGCTGGCCACCTTCGACGGCGCCCGCCGGGTCGGCTGCTGGCGGGTGACCACGCACGCCCGGGCCACGGCCGACGAGCTGCGGATGCTGTGGCGCGGGCTGCTGCACGACACCGAGGTCACCGGTGTCGCCGCCTGCTCCACCGTGCCGGCCCTCCTGCCGGCGCTGCGCCAGCTGCTGGACTCCCTCGAGGTGCCGGTGGTGCTCATCGGCCCCGGCGTGCGCACCGGCGTCCCGCTGCACGTGGACAACCCGCGCGAGGTCGGCGCCGACCGGGTGGTGACCGCGCTGGCCGCGCACGAGCTCTTCGGCCGGTGGCCCGACGGGCGCGGCCGGCCGGTCGTGGTCGTCGACTTCGGCACGTCGACCAACGTCGACGCGGTCGGCCCCGACGGGCAGTTCCTCGGCGGGGCGCTGGCGCCCGGCGTCGAGGTGAGCCTGGAGGCGCTGGCCAGCCGCGCGGCCCAGCTGCGCTCGGTGGAGCTGACCGTGCCGGCGCAGGCGATCGGCAAGAACACCGTCGCGGCCCTGCAGTCGGGACTGGTGCTGGGCTTCGCCGGCCTGGTCGACGGGCTCGTCGCCCGCATCGCCGCCGAGCTGGTCGCCCAGTTCGGCGCGGCGCCGGTCGTCGTCGCCACCGGCGGGCTGGCCCCGCTGGTGGCCGACAGCTGCCGGACGATCGCCGAGCGGGAGCCCGACCTCACCGTGCACGGGCTGCGGCTGGCCTTCGACCGCCACCAGGCCACCGGTCGCCGCTAG
- the lysS gene encoding lysine--tRNA ligase, whose protein sequence is MTDLPPGLPDDELPEQVRVRRGKLDRLREAGVDPYPVTVPRTTTLAAVRETHPDLPPDTMTGERVGVTGRVIFSRNTGKLCFATLREGDAELQVMLSRDRVGGDALAAWKADVDLGDHVLVTGEVGTSRRGELSVFADAWQMAAKALRPLPVAHRPMSEELRVRRRYVDLIVRDEARRTVRQRATVVAALRAGLTGRGFLEVETPMLQTVHGGAAARPFRTHMNAFDLDLYLRIAPELFLKRCIVGGLEKVFEINRNFRNEGADSSHSPEFAMLEFYEAHADYRDVARTTRELVQESCTALFGDLVARHHDGTEVDLSGEWPHVPLYALVSDAVGEEVTPGTPVEHLRGLAERHDVGVDPAWLPGKVVEELFEALVQDSLQAPTFVVDYPVDTSPLTRAHRTTPGLAEKWDLYIGGIERGTGYSELVDPVAQRERFTQQALLAAAGDPEAMVLDEDFLEALEYGMPPTGGVGMGIDRLMMTLTGLGIRETILFPLVRPLS, encoded by the coding sequence GTGACCGACCTGCCCCCCGGCCTCCCGGACGACGAGCTCCCCGAGCAGGTGCGGGTCCGCCGCGGCAAGCTCGACCGGCTGCGCGAGGCCGGCGTCGACCCGTACCCGGTCACCGTGCCGCGCACGACCACGCTGGCCGCCGTCCGCGAGACGCACCCGGACCTGCCGCCGGACACGATGACCGGCGAGCGGGTGGGGGTCACCGGCCGGGTCATCTTCAGCCGCAACACCGGCAAGCTGTGCTTCGCGACGCTGCGCGAGGGCGACGCCGAGCTGCAGGTCATGCTCTCCCGCGACCGGGTCGGCGGGGACGCGCTGGCCGCGTGGAAGGCCGACGTCGACCTCGGTGACCACGTGCTGGTCACCGGCGAGGTCGGGACGTCGCGGCGCGGCGAGCTGTCGGTCTTCGCCGACGCGTGGCAGATGGCGGCCAAGGCGCTGCGGCCGCTGCCGGTGGCGCACCGGCCGATGAGCGAGGAGCTGCGGGTCCGGCGCCGCTACGTCGACCTCATCGTGCGCGACGAGGCGCGGCGCACCGTGCGGCAGCGGGCCACGGTGGTGGCCGCGCTGCGGGCCGGGCTGACCGGGCGGGGGTTCCTCGAGGTCGAGACGCCGATGCTGCAGACCGTGCACGGCGGCGCGGCCGCGCGGCCGTTCCGCACCCACATGAACGCCTTCGACCTCGACCTGTACCTGCGGATCGCGCCCGAGCTGTTCCTCAAGCGGTGCATCGTCGGCGGGCTGGAGAAGGTCTTCGAGATCAACCGCAACTTCCGCAACGAGGGCGCCGACAGCTCGCACTCGCCGGAGTTCGCGATGCTGGAGTTCTACGAGGCCCACGCCGACTACCGCGACGTCGCCCGCACCACGCGCGAGCTGGTCCAGGAGAGCTGCACCGCGCTGTTCGGCGACCTGGTCGCACGCCACCACGACGGCACCGAGGTCGACCTGTCGGGGGAGTGGCCGCACGTGCCGCTGTACGCCCTGGTCTCCGACGCCGTCGGCGAGGAGGTGACGCCGGGGACACCGGTCGAGCACCTGCGCGGGCTCGCCGAGCGGCACGACGTCGGCGTCGACCCGGCGTGGCTGCCCGGCAAGGTGGTCGAGGAGCTGTTCGAGGCGCTGGTGCAGGACTCCCTGCAGGCGCCGACGTTCGTCGTCGACTACCCGGTCGACACCTCGCCGCTGACCCGAGCGCACCGGACCACCCCCGGCCTGGCCGAGAAGTGGGACCTCTACATCGGCGGCATCGAGCGGGGCACCGGCTACTCCGAGCTGGTCGACCCCGTGGCGCAGCGCGAGCGGTTCACCCAGCAGGCGCTGCTGGCCGCGGCCGGCGACCCCGAGGCGATGGTGCTCGACGAGGACTTCCTCGAGGCGCTCGAGTACGGCATGCCGCCCACCGGTGGCGTGGGAATGGGCATCGACCGGCTGATGATGACGCTCACCGGTCTCGGTATCCGGGAGACGATCCTGTTCCCCTTGGTGCGCCCGCTCTCCTGA
- a CDS encoding histone-like nucleoid-structuring protein Lsr2, whose translation MARKVQVILSDDLDEDLPADETVSFSLDGTNYEIDLSEKNAKELRDTFSRYVQAARKVGRGSGRASGGGRSRATGGGGRMDREQAGAIRDWARKNGHNVSDRGRIPASVVEAYEAAH comes from the coding sequence ATGGCGCGCAAGGTGCAGGTCATCCTGAGTGACGACCTCGACGAGGACCTCCCCGCCGACGAGACGGTGAGCTTCTCGCTCGACGGCACGAACTACGAGATCGACCTGTCGGAGAAGAACGCGAAGGAACTGCGCGACACCTTCTCCCGGTACGTGCAGGCCGCGCGCAAGGTCGGCCGCGGCAGCGGGCGCGCCTCCGGCGGCGGCCGTTCCCGCGCCACCGGCGGCGGTGGCCGCATGGACCGCGAGCAGGCCGGCGCGATCCGCGACTGGGCCCGCAAGAACGGCCACAACGTCAGCGACCGCGGCCGCATCCCGGCCAGCGTCGTCGAGGCCTACGAAGCCGCCCACTGA
- a CDS encoding ATP-dependent Clp protease ATP-binding subunit — MFERFTDRARRVVVLAQEEARMLNHNYIGTEHILLGLIHEGEGVAAKALESLGISLEGVRQQVEEIIGQGQQAPSGHIPFTPRAKKVLELSLREALQLGHNYIGTEHILLGLIREGEGVAAQVLVKLGADLNRVRQQVIQLLSGYQGKEPAAAGGPSEGTPSTSLVLDQFGRNLTQAARDSKLDPVIGRAKEIERVMQVLSRRTKNNPVLIGEPGVGKTAVVEGLAQAIVKGEVPETLKDKQLYTLDLGALVAGSRYRGDFEERLKKVLKEIRTRGDIILFIDEIHTLVGAGAAEGAIDAASILKPMLARGELQTIGATTLDEYRKHLEKDAALERRFQPIQVGEPTLTHTIEILKGLRDRYEAHHRISITDGALVAAATLADRYISDRFLPDKAIDLIDEAGARMRIKRMTAPPDLREFDDRIATIRREKESAIDAQDFEKAASLRDKEKTLLGEKAEREKAWKAGDMDVVAEVDDEQIAEVLANWTGIPVFKLTEEETTRLLRMEDELHKRIIGQEEAIKSVSQAIRRTRAGLKDPRRPGGSFIFAGPSGVGKTELAKALAQFLFGEDDALIQIDMGEFHDRFTVSRLVGAPPGYVGYDEGGQLTEKVRRKPFSVVLFDEIEKAHADVFNTLLQVLEDGRLTDGQGRIVDFKNTILILTTNLGTRDISKAVGLGFQVGNDTQSNYERMKLKVNEELKQHFRPEFLNRIDDIVVFHQLTEDEIIEIVDLMVARVEGQLANKDMSLEITQDAKRLLAARGFDPVLGARPLRRTIQREIEDALSEKILYGELTAGQIIVVDVEGEGPTATFTFRGEAKPIDVPDTPPVALAVGDDEDGEGRTSLKKGD; from the coding sequence ATGTTCGAACGGTTCACCGACCGAGCCCGTCGGGTGGTCGTCCTGGCCCAGGAAGAGGCCCGGATGCTCAACCACAACTACATCGGCACCGAGCACATCCTCCTGGGCCTGATCCACGAGGGTGAGGGTGTCGCGGCCAAGGCCCTCGAGTCCCTGGGCATCTCGCTCGAGGGCGTCCGCCAGCAGGTCGAGGAGATCATCGGCCAGGGCCAGCAGGCCCCCTCCGGCCACATCCCCTTCACCCCGCGGGCCAAAAAGGTCCTGGAGCTGTCGCTGCGCGAGGCGCTGCAGCTCGGCCACAACTACATCGGCACCGAGCACATCCTGCTCGGCCTCATCCGCGAGGGCGAGGGCGTCGCCGCCCAGGTCCTGGTGAAGCTGGGTGCCGACCTCAACCGCGTCCGCCAGCAGGTCATCCAGCTGCTGAGCGGCTACCAGGGCAAGGAGCCGGCCGCGGCCGGCGGCCCGTCGGAGGGCACGCCGTCGACCTCGCTGGTCCTCGACCAGTTCGGCCGCAACCTGACCCAGGCCGCGCGCGACTCCAAGCTCGACCCGGTCATCGGGCGGGCCAAGGAGATCGAGCGGGTCATGCAGGTCCTCTCGCGCCGGACCAAGAACAACCCCGTCCTGATCGGCGAGCCCGGCGTCGGCAAGACCGCCGTCGTCGAGGGCCTGGCCCAGGCCATCGTCAAGGGCGAGGTCCCCGAGACGCTGAAGGACAAGCAGCTCTACACCCTCGACCTCGGCGCCCTGGTCGCCGGGTCGCGCTACCGCGGTGACTTCGAGGAGCGCCTGAAGAAGGTCCTCAAGGAGATCCGCACCCGCGGCGACATCATCCTGTTCATCGACGAGATCCACACCCTCGTCGGTGCCGGTGCCGCCGAGGGCGCGATCGACGCCGCCAGCATCCTCAAGCCGATGCTGGCCCGCGGTGAGCTGCAGACCATCGGCGCCACCACGCTCGACGAGTACCGCAAGCACCTGGAGAAGGACGCCGCCCTCGAGCGCCGCTTCCAGCCGATCCAGGTGGGCGAGCCGACGCTCACCCACACGATCGAGATCCTCAAGGGCCTGCGCGACCGGTACGAGGCGCACCACCGGATCAGCATCACCGACGGCGCCCTGGTGGCCGCCGCGACGCTGGCCGACCGCTACATCTCCGACCGCTTCCTGCCGGACAAGGCGATCGACCTGATCGACGAGGCCGGCGCCCGGATGCGGATCAAGCGGATGACCGCGCCCCCGGACCTGCGCGAGTTCGACGACCGGATCGCGACCATCCGTCGCGAGAAGGAGTCGGCGATCGACGCGCAGGACTTCGAGAAGGCCGCGTCGCTGCGCGACAAGGAGAAGACCCTCCTGGGCGAGAAGGCCGAGCGCGAGAAGGCGTGGAAGGCCGGCGACATGGACGTCGTCGCCGAGGTCGACGACGAGCAGATCGCCGAGGTGCTGGCCAACTGGACCGGCATCCCCGTCTTCAAGCTCACCGAGGAGGAGACGACCCGTCTGCTCCGCATGGAGGACGAGCTCCACAAGCGGATCATCGGCCAGGAAGAGGCCATCAAGAGCGTCTCCCAGGCGATCCGGCGCACCCGGGCGGGCCTCAAGGACCCGCGTCGCCCCGGTGGCTCGTTCATCTTCGCCGGCCCCTCGGGTGTCGGTAAGACCGAGCTGGCCAAGGCGCTCGCGCAGTTCCTCTTCGGCGAGGACGACGCGCTCATCCAGATCGACATGGGCGAGTTCCACGACCGGTTCACCGTGTCGCGGCTCGTCGGTGCCCCTCCCGGCTACGTCGGTTACGACGAGGGTGGCCAGCTGACCGAGAAGGTGCGGCGCAAGCCGTTCTCGGTGGTCCTCTTCGACGAGATCGAGAAGGCGCACGCGGACGTGTTCAACACGCTGCTTCAGGTGCTGGAGGACGGCCGGCTCACCGACGGTCAGGGCCGGATCGTGGACTTCAAGAACACGATCCTGATCCTCACGACCAACCTCGGGACGCGGGACATCTCCAAGGCCGTGGGTCTGGGCTTCCAGGTCGGCAACGACACGCAGTCGAACTACGAGCGGATGAAGCTCAAGGTCAACGAGGAGCTCAAGCAGCACTTCCGGCCGGAGTTCCTCAACCGCATCGACGACATCGTCGTGTTCCACCAGCTGACCGAGGACGAGATCATCGAGATCGTCGACCTCATGGTCGCCCGCGTCGAGGGCCAGCTGGCGAACAAGGACATGTCGCTGGAGATCACGCAGGACGCCAAGAGGCTGCTGGCGGCCCGTGGGTTCGACCCGGTGCTGGGTGCCCGGCCGCTGCGCCGGACCATCCAGCGCGAGATCGAGGACGCGCTGTCGGAGAAGATCCTCTACGGCGAGCTGACCGCCGGTCAGATCATCGTGGTGGACGTGGAGGGCGAGGGCCCGACCGCGACCTTCACCTTCCGCGGCGAGGCCAAGCCGATCGACGTCCCCGACACCCCGCCGGTCGCCCTGGCGGTCGGCGACGACGAGGACGGCGAGGGTCGCACCTCGCTCAAGAAGGGCGACTGA
- a CDS encoding A/G-specific adenine glycosylase, which yields MDSPAAAPPAAEGGGLGDALVDWYDTAARDLPWRRPDVDPWAVLVSEVMLQQTPVARVEPVWRDWVARWPTPADLAAASPAEVIRAWGKLGYPRRALRLRETAVALTERHGGAVPADVAALEALPGVGTYTARAVACFGHGQPQPVVDTNVRRVVARLVHGRAEAGTARASDLTDVAALAPADRDRAVRFSVAVMELGALVCVARTPRCGVCPVRDRCAWRLAGSPASDGPARRVQRFAGTDRQVRGRLLDVLRAADGPVPAAALDAAWDDAAQRARCLDSLLTDGLLEQLPDGRFTLPA from the coding sequence GTGGACAGCCCCGCCGCAGCTCCCCCGGCCGCCGAAGGGGGCGGGCTCGGGGACGCCCTCGTCGACTGGTACGACACCGCCGCGCGCGACCTGCCGTGGCGGCGCCCGGACGTGGACCCGTGGGCGGTGCTGGTGAGCGAGGTGATGCTCCAGCAGACGCCGGTCGCGCGGGTCGAGCCGGTGTGGCGGGACTGGGTGGCGCGCTGGCCCACCCCCGCCGACCTGGCCGCCGCCTCGCCGGCCGAGGTCATCCGCGCCTGGGGCAAGCTCGGGTACCCGCGCCGGGCGCTGCGGCTGCGCGAGACCGCCGTCGCCCTCACCGAGCGGCACGGCGGCGCCGTCCCGGCCGACGTCGCGGCCCTGGAGGCGCTGCCGGGCGTCGGGACCTACACCGCCCGCGCCGTCGCCTGCTTCGGCCACGGGCAGCCCCAGCCGGTCGTGGACACCAACGTGCGCCGGGTGGTCGCCCGGCTGGTGCACGGCCGGGCCGAGGCCGGGACCGCCCGCGCCTCCGACCTCACCGACGTCGCGGCGCTGGCCCCGGCCGACCGGGACCGCGCGGTGCGCTTCTCGGTGGCCGTCATGGAGCTGGGAGCGCTGGTCTGCGTGGCCCGGACGCCGCGCTGCGGGGTGTGCCCGGTCCGGGACCGGTGCGCCTGGCGGCTGGCCGGCAGCCCGGCGTCGGACGGCCCCGCGCGCCGGGTGCAGCGCTTCGCCGGCACCGACCGGCAGGTGCGCGGCCGGCTGCTCGACGTCCTGCGGGCCGCGGACGGCCCGGTGCCCGCCGCGGCGCTGGACGCCGCCTGGGACGACGCCGCCCAGCGCGCCCGCTGCCTGGACTCCCTGCTCACCGACGGCCTGCTCGAGCAGCTCCCGGACGGCCGGTTCACCCTCCCGGCCTAG
- a CDS encoding MucR family transcriptional regulator: protein MLHPVGPLPAAVYWRRRLLVLVLLLALLGGGGWLGVALLTGSDGEAAAAEAAPTSAPAGTPALDRVVPSLASVQTPTPPTGAPAPAPAAPAPPVQEAGAVCRDDVLALEVRTPGTVPAGSQPVLELVVTNTATVPCTRVLDKGLQEMVLLDAAGNRLWGSNDCFPEASSDTRTLAPGEQVVFPLTWGGLTSEPTCTAERVPVAPGQYVLRARLDTKTSPDAPLQIT, encoded by the coding sequence GTGCTGCACCCGGTCGGGCCCCTGCCGGCCGCCGTCTACTGGCGGCGGCGGCTCCTGGTGCTGGTCCTCCTGCTGGCCCTGCTGGGCGGCGGGGGCTGGCTCGGGGTGGCCCTGCTGACCGGCTCGGACGGCGAGGCCGCGGCCGCGGAGGCGGCGCCGACGTCGGCGCCGGCCGGCACTCCCGCGCTCGACCGCGTGGTCCCGTCGCTGGCCAGCGTGCAGACGCCGACGCCGCCCACCGGTGCCCCTGCGCCCGCCCCGGCCGCGCCGGCGCCTCCGGTGCAGGAGGCCGGTGCCGTCTGCCGCGACGACGTCCTCGCCCTCGAGGTGCGCACGCCGGGCACGGTGCCGGCGGGCTCGCAGCCGGTCCTCGAGCTCGTCGTCACCAACACCGCGACCGTGCCGTGCACCCGTGTGCTCGACAAGGGCCTGCAGGAGATGGTGCTGCTCGACGCGGCGGGCAACCGGCTGTGGGGCAGCAACGACTGCTTCCCCGAGGCCAGCAGCGACACCCGCACGCTGGCGCCCGGCGAGCAGGTGGTGTTCCCGCTGACCTGGGGTGGGCTGACCAGCGAGCCGACCTGCACTGCCGAGCGGGTGCCGGTGGCGCCGGGGCAGTACGTGCTCCGCGCCCGGCTGGACACCAAGACCAGCCCCGACGCACCGCTGCAGATCACCTGA
- the disA gene encoding DNA integrity scanning diadenylate cyclase DisA: MPPAVDSEVALRELLGRIAPGTALRDGLERILAGRTGALIVLGYDRVVESICTGGFALDVALSATRLRELAKMDGAVILSSDGLRIVRAGVHLMPDPTVPTEESGTRHRTAERVAVQTGFPVISVSQSMHIISVYVAGRRYTLEHPTTILARANQALAALERYKLRLDEVASTLSALEIEDLVTVRDAMSVSQRLEMVRRIADEIEGFVVELGTDGRLLALQLDEMLAGVEEDRALLVRDYLPGGVGRRPRSIEQVLTDLRALSATELLDLSAVSRCYGLPTSAEALDSPVSPRGYRLLARVPRLPAGIIDRLVDHFGGLQKLLAATIEDLLAVEGVGEARARGIREGLSRLAETSILDRYS; encoded by the coding sequence GTGCCCCCCGCTGTGGACTCCGAGGTCGCCCTCAGGGAGCTCCTCGGCCGCATCGCCCCGGGGACCGCGCTGCGTGACGGCCTGGAGCGCATCCTGGCCGGCCGGACCGGGGCCCTGATCGTGCTGGGCTACGACCGGGTCGTGGAGTCCATCTGCACCGGCGGCTTCGCCCTCGACGTCGCCCTGTCGGCCACCCGGCTGCGCGAGCTGGCCAAGATGGACGGCGCGGTCATCCTCTCCTCCGACGGGCTGCGCATCGTGCGCGCCGGCGTGCACCTCATGCCCGACCCGACGGTGCCCACGGAGGAGTCCGGCACCCGTCACCGCACCGCCGAGCGGGTGGCCGTGCAGACCGGGTTCCCGGTGATCTCGGTCAGCCAGTCGATGCACATCATCAGCGTCTACGTGGCCGGCCGCCGCTACACCCTCGAGCACCCGACGACGATCCTCGCCCGCGCCAACCAGGCCCTCGCGGCGCTGGAGCGCTACAAGCTGCGGCTCGACGAGGTGGCCAGCACGCTCTCGGCGCTGGAGATCGAGGACCTGGTCACCGTCCGCGACGCGATGAGCGTCAGCCAGCGGCTGGAGATGGTGCGGCGGATCGCCGACGAGATCGAGGGCTTCGTCGTCGAGCTGGGCACCGACGGCCGGCTGCTGGCCCTGCAGCTCGACGAGATGCTGGCCGGCGTCGAGGAGGACCGCGCGCTGCTGGTCCGCGACTACCTGCCCGGCGGCGTCGGGCGGCGGCCGCGGAGCATCGAGCAGGTCCTCACCGACCTGCGGGCGCTGTCGGCCACCGAGCTGCTCGACCTGTCCGCGGTGTCCCGCTGCTACGGGCTGCCCACCTCGGCCGAGGCGCTGGACTCCCCGGTCAGCCCGCGCGGCTACCGGCTGCTGGCCCGGGTGCCGCGGCTGCCCGCCGGCATCATCGACCGGCTGGTGGACCACTTCGGCGGCCTGCAGAAGCTCCTGGCCGCCACGATCGAGGACCTGCTGGCCGTGGAGGGCGTCGGCGAGGCCCGCGCCCGCGGCATCCGCGAGGGGCTCTCCCGGCTGGCCGAGACCTCGATCCTCGACCGCTACAGCTGA
- the radA gene encoding DNA repair protein RadA: MPPSGVKSARPAHRCTECGYASAKWMGRCPECQAWGTLQEAGPPAAALRAVAAGPVTAPARPIAQVELTGARAVPTGIAEFDRVLGGGLVPGAVVLVAGEPGVGKSTLLLEVAHRVAASNGPTLVVSGEESAAQVRLRAERIDALHDRLYLAAETELSAVLAHVEQVAPTLLVLDSVQTVRSPAVDGTDGGASQVRAVATALTAVAKSRAMTTILVGHVTKDGAIAGPRALEHLVDVVVSFDGERHSTLRLVRATKNRFGPADEIGCFEIGDGGVVGVPDPSHLFVSRRTASVPGSCVTVTMEGSRPLLAEVQALVATSAGGGSPRRAVSGLDSQRVAMVNAVVERRGGVRLADADVFAASVGGVKIAEPAADLALALAIASASRDTPLPEGMIALGEVGLSGEIRRVGGTARRLAEAARQGYRLALVPPDAGPAPKGIRLMEVPDLGAALAGLFPG; this comes from the coding sequence GTGCCTCCCTCCGGTGTGAAGTCCGCACGTCCCGCCCACCGCTGCACCGAGTGCGGCTACGCCTCGGCGAAGTGGATGGGGCGCTGCCCCGAGTGCCAGGCCTGGGGGACGCTGCAGGAGGCCGGTCCGCCGGCGGCCGCGCTGCGGGCGGTCGCGGCCGGCCCGGTCACCGCCCCCGCCCGGCCGATCGCGCAGGTCGAGCTGACCGGTGCGCGCGCGGTCCCCACCGGCATCGCCGAGTTCGACCGGGTGCTGGGCGGCGGCCTGGTGCCCGGCGCGGTCGTGCTCGTCGCCGGGGAGCCCGGGGTGGGCAAGTCCACGCTGCTGCTCGAGGTCGCGCACCGGGTGGCGGCCAGCAACGGCCCGACGCTGGTGGTCTCCGGCGAGGAGTCCGCGGCCCAGGTGCGACTGCGCGCCGAGCGCATCGACGCCCTGCACGACCGGCTGTACCTGGCCGCCGAGACCGAGCTGTCGGCCGTGCTGGCGCACGTCGAGCAGGTGGCGCCGACGCTCCTGGTCCTCGACAGCGTGCAGACGGTCCGCTCCCCCGCCGTCGACGGCACCGACGGCGGGGCCTCGCAGGTGCGCGCCGTGGCCACCGCGCTGACCGCCGTCGCGAAGTCCCGGGCGATGACCACCATCCTCGTCGGGCACGTCACCAAGGACGGTGCGATCGCCGGCCCGCGGGCGCTGGAGCACCTGGTCGACGTCGTCGTCTCCTTCGACGGCGAGCGGCACTCCACCCTCCGGCTGGTGCGGGCCACCAAGAACCGGTTCGGCCCGGCCGACGAGATCGGCTGCTTCGAGATCGGCGACGGCGGCGTGGTCGGCGTCCCCGACCCCTCGCACCTGTTCGTCTCCCGCCGCACCGCGTCGGTGCCCGGCAGCTGCGTCACCGTCACCATGGAGGGCAGCCGGCCGCTGCTGGCCGAGGTGCAGGCGCTGGTCGCCACCAGCGCCGGCGGCGGCTCCCCCCGCCGGGCGGTCAGCGGGCTGGACTCCCAGCGGGTGGCCATGGTCAACGCCGTCGTCGAGCGCCGCGGCGGGGTCCGGCTGGCCGACGCCGACGTCTTCGCCGCCTCGGTCGGCGGGGTCAAGATCGCCGAGCCGGCGGCCGACCTCGCGCTGGCGCTGGCGATCGCCTCGGCGTCGCGGGACACCCCGCTGCCCGAGGGCATGATCGCGCTCGGCGAGGTGGGGCTGTCCGGGGAGATCCGCCGGGTCGGGGGCACCGCCCGGCGGCTGGCCGAGGCCGCCCGCCAGGGGTACCGCCTCGCGCTCGTGCCGCCAGACGCCGGTCCGGCACCCAAGGGCATCCGCCTGATGGAGGTACCCGACCTGGGCGCGGCACTGGCCGGGCTGTTCCCCGGGTGA
- a CDS encoding copper chaperone PCu(A)C, producing MNRALRATVVGALVVSPVALGACSAGQVSQTGTQDRDKVGPQAQVEDVLLRQVLLAYPEEGRYEEGDDAELIVTIVNASNETETLTGIEGEGFSGLQVAGTGPTPSPSSPPGNQPTATPTPGSTGATPGSPTPATPSAPSAPTSSPSPEASSELALEIPADSSLFVGREDGSTITLQDLTEPLTPGQDLTLTFTFEQAGEITTQVVVAGPEEELERAEPFHFDTEEESDEPNTEAE from the coding sequence GTGAACCGCGCGCTGCGCGCCACCGTCGTGGGTGCCCTCGTCGTCAGCCCGGTCGCGCTCGGTGCGTGCAGCGCCGGCCAGGTCTCGCAGACCGGCACCCAGGACCGCGACAAGGTCGGCCCCCAGGCCCAGGTCGAGGACGTCCTGCTGCGGCAGGTCCTGCTCGCCTACCCCGAGGAGGGCCGGTACGAGGAGGGGGACGACGCCGAGCTGATCGTCACCATCGTCAACGCCTCCAACGAGACCGAGACCCTGACCGGCATCGAGGGCGAGGGCTTCAGCGGGCTGCAGGTGGCCGGCACCGGCCCCACACCCTCGCCGTCCTCCCCGCCCGGCAACCAGCCCACGGCCACCCCGACACCGGGCTCCACCGGCGCCACGCCCGGGAGCCCGACGCCCGCGACGCCGTCCGCGCCGTCCGCGCCGACCAGCAGTCCCTCCCCGGAGGCGAGCTCGGAGCTGGCCCTGGAGATCCCCGCGGACTCCTCGCTCTTCGTCGGCCGCGAGGACGGCTCGACGATCACGCTGCAGGACCTCACCGAGCCGCTGACGCCGGGGCAGGACCTGACGCTGACGTTCACCTTCGAGCAGGCCGGCGAGATCACCACCCAGGTGGTCGTGGCCGGTCCCGAGGAGGAGCTCGAGCGCGCCGAGCCCTTCCACTTCGACACCGAGGAAGAGTCCGACGAGCCCAACACCGAGGCGGAGTAG